In Papaver somniferum cultivar HN1 chromosome 1, ASM357369v1, whole genome shotgun sequence, a genomic segment contains:
- the LOC113283335 gene encoding uncharacterized protein LOC113283335: MGKKRKSIASRLDEVDRTMYSTFCNAANSLSQLYTQAMNQQKLSFQAGERNAMEKLYDWIRRQQQEGSRVATSDILAYLQNELDYGGEEPPISPNLPFPQQHPHLTFMNPSIQVSSGSLSSATAGQVSRSGQFDNQVKNTSFSNALSSPVRRSFQNCQLAQGGDNINNVIPSKNGVRNDAHSNDTFMDMHSDSPTSSS; the protein is encoded by the exons atgGGGAAAAAGAGGAAATCAATCGCTTCTCGTCTTGATGAAGTTGATCGGACCATGTATTCAACTTTCTGTAATGCCGCAAATTCATTATCTCAGCTTTATACACAAGCCATGAATCAACAGAAACTTTCATTTCAAGCTGGAGAAAGAAATGCAATG GAGAAACTCTATGACTGGATCCGGCGACAACAACAGGAAGGGTCAAGAGTTGCAACTTCGGATATACTCGCCTACTTGCAG AATGAGCTCGACTATGGTGGAGAAGAGCCCCCTATATCTCCCAACCTTCCGTTCCCGCAACAGCACCCTCATTTGACTTTCATGAATCCAAGCATCCAAGTATCCTCTGGCTCATTAAGCTCGGCGACTGCTGGACAGGTTTCTAGGTCAGGTCAGTTTGATAACCAGGTTAAGAACACAAGTTTCTCAAATGCTTTATCGAGCCCAGTTCGTAGGAGCTTCCAGAACTGTCAGTTGGCTCAGGGAGGCGATAATATAAACAATGTCATACCTTCTAAGAATGGAGTTAGGAATGACGCCCACTCTAATGACACCTTTATGGACATGCATTCAGATAGTCCCACTTCTTCATCCTGA
- the LOC113286719 gene encoding putative F-box protein At4g38870, which translates to MRIIQPGNSESEEGIVEFKIGSPDRGLVSINRLVLDRGTCFSLPRQSVNGFLCITSGKAFLIYNPITGEKSPWIEINNKQARNQIAFGFDKQSNEHKVICISSSNSDSGSADSNNQKVNEVFTVGKNTWRIIDAVPPIALGVGYNEKVPYYVDGCIYRRIRPDIFHPWEREQILRFDIATEKFRIIPIPDFVIDPDRYKFSQTVELTEIDGCIAVLNWVNEVCISLWKFREVADGNIEWIEEIIDIPSHWNGKPDLSIQALTGTRQIFLHYQYSDSIFYYNRDTRESIRFPICSECDRERTIQV; encoded by the coding sequence ATGAGAATTATCCAACCTGGTAACAGCGAATCAGAAGAAGGAATTGTGGAATTcaaaattggttcacctgacAGAGGATTGGTAAGTATTAACAGGTTAGTGTTAGATCGCGGTACTTGTTTTTCATTACCAAGACAAAGTGTGAATGGTTTTCTATGTATTACCTCCGGTAAGGCATTTCTTATATATAACCCTATCACTGGAGAAAAATCACCTTGGATCGAAATCAATAACAAGCAGGCAAGAAACCAAATTGCATTTGGATTTGATAAACAGAGTAATGAACATAAAGTCATCTGCATATCAAGTAGTAATTCTGATTCGGGTTCCGCTGATAGTAATAATCAAAAAGTTAATGAAGTTTTTACTGTTGGCAAAAATACATGGAGAATAATCGATGCAGTTCCACCCATTGCATTAGGTGTGGGTTATAATGAGAAAGTTCCTTATTATGTAGATGGTTGTATATATCGGCGGATCCGGCCGGATATTTTTCACCCATGGGAACGAGAACAAATACTGAGATTTGATATTGCAACTGAAAAGTTTAGAATTATTCCCATTCCGGATTTTGTAATTGATCCCGATAGATATAAGTTCTCGCAGACTGTTGAGCTAACGGAAATTGATGGATGCATTGCTGTATTGAATTGGGTAAATGAAGTCTGCatttctctatggaaatttcgtgAAGTTGCAGATGGTAACATTGAGTGGATTGAAGAGATTATTGATATACCTTCTCACTGGAATGGGAAACCAGATCTTTCAATTCAAGCTCTTACTGGGACACGTCAAATCTTCCTGCATTATCAATATTCAGATAGCATTTTTTATTACAACAGAGACACCAGGGAGTCCATAAGGTTTCCGATCTGTTCAGAGTGTGACAGGGAAAGGACAATACAAGTGTAG
- the LOC113283315 gene encoding uncharacterized protein LOC113283315 translates to MDVHHQIADFNTDVTRLFPPANQGFRVFYFSSSLKNDCRSFHHDGFRFLTIFTDKFFSRSVYPWFPRYCVAHGFYWLISIGLYYAHLSKCSVGYRGGHFCFSLFSPVRNRDV, encoded by the exons ATGGATGTTCATCATCAAATAGCAGACTTCAATACGGATGTCACAAGGCTTTTTCCGCCTGCTAACCAAGGTTTTCGAGTATTTTACTTTTCTTCTTCGCTGAAAAACGACTGCCGTAGTTTCCACCATGACGGTTTTCGCTTTCTAACGATTTTCACTGACAAG TTCTTCTCAAGGAGCGTGTATCCATGGTTTCCAAG GTATTGTGTTGCTCATGGTTTTTATTGGCTAATCTCTATTGGCTTATATTATGCTCATTTGTCGAAGTGTTCTGTTGGCTACCGTGGTGGGCATTTTTGTTTCTCATTGTTTTCCCCGGTTAGGAATAGGGATGTATAG